One Campylobacter concisus genomic region harbors:
- a CDS encoding glutathionylspermidine synthase family protein produces the protein MINLRKITPLNNEFMEKIGFAWHTDNDNSSYISDEIVQVKASEADTYYEAANELYDMYVNAAQYVIDNNLFHEIGIPFNLVDSIKKSWENDVHWHLYGRFDLAGGLDGKPIKLIEFNADTPTAVFETAIIQWAMLKLNHMDEAEQFNNLYEALKQNFKRLITLGDDNVNFEDVYEGWGILFSSIAGSIEDEQTVKLLQYIAKEAGFKTDFAYVDEVVFNDDEGIFKNDENFEYWFKLVPWESIAIDEGELALILSNIIKNQKAIIINPAYTLLFQSKGILKILWDLYPNHPLLLETSNEPLKGKKYVKKPVFGREGANVSIHDENGAQIASNDGEYDSNKAIYQEFYEFNQDERGDNYQAGVFYAYEACALGYRKGGKILDNYSKFVGHFIKD, from the coding sequence ATGATAAATTTAAGAAAAATCACGCCATTAAATAACGAATTTATGGAAAAAATCGGCTTTGCGTGGCATACAGATAATGATAACAGCTCATACATCTCAGATGAGATCGTACAGGTGAAAGCAAGCGAGGCGGATACTTACTATGAAGCGGCAAATGAGTTATACGATATGTATGTAAATGCCGCTCAGTACGTCATTGACAATAACCTTTTTCACGAGATAGGCATACCATTTAACCTCGTTGATAGTATCAAAAAAAGCTGGGAAAATGACGTTCACTGGCACCTTTATGGTAGATTTGATCTTGCAGGCGGGCTTGATGGCAAGCCTATAAAGCTCATTGAATTTAACGCCGATACGCCAACGGCAGTCTTTGAGACGGCGATCATTCAGTGGGCGATGCTAAAGCTAAATCATATGGATGAAGCAGAGCAATTTAATAACCTTTACGAAGCTCTAAAACAAAATTTTAAACGCCTTATCACGCTTGGCGACGATAATGTAAATTTCGAGGATGTTTACGAGGGCTGGGGAATACTCTTTAGCTCTATCGCTGGCAGTATCGAGGATGAGCAAACCGTGAAATTACTACAATACATCGCAAAAGAGGCCGGCTTTAAAACCGACTTTGCTTACGTTGATGAGGTCGTTTTTAACGATGACGAGGGTATTTTTAAAAATGATGAAAATTTCGAATACTGGTTTAAACTCGTACCTTGGGAGAGCATAGCGATCGATGAAGGCGAGCTAGCACTTATACTTTCAAATATCATCAAAAACCAAAAAGCCATCATCATAAATCCCGCCTACACGCTACTTTTCCAAAGCAAGGGGATTTTAAAAATTCTTTGGGACCTTTATCCAAATCATCCACTCTTGCTTGAGACATCAAATGAGCCACTAAAAGGCAAAAAATATGTGAAAAAGCCGGTATTTGGTAGAGAGGGCGCAAACGTCTCGATACACGATGAAAACGGCGCACAAATAGCAAGTAATGACGGCGAATACGACTCAAATAAAGCTATCTATCAAGAATTTTACGAGTTTAACCAAGATGAGAGAGGCGATAACTACCAAGCAGGCGTATTTTACGCTTATGAAGCGTGTGCGCTTGGATATAGAAAGGGCGGCAAAATTTTAGATAACTACTCTAAATTTGTAGGACATTTCATTAAGGACTAA
- a CDS encoding efflux RND transporter periplasmic adaptor subunit — protein sequence MANFKSALVLSVAVLFLSGCFENKENKAAAGRQMPLSHVDIFIAQKTDIPISFDYTATVVSSQDVIIYPKVGGTIIKQFFKPGSKVKAGDKLFLIDPEKYQASFDSLDASVGVANANLKNAETEFKRISALYKKNAVSQKDYDAAVAAYDIANANLVSAKANLKNAKIDLGYTTIIAPFDGVVGDNQVDVGSLVIANQTKLVRLTKINPIEAEFYIADVDNLTRKTNLDNGSWQQLNSDAVLSVNGENFNGKVNFIDNVVNTATGSVLAKASFDNSEGKILPGAFGHIKMSGFVQKNAFNIPQVALQQSATNSYVLVVKDGKVSQKNVKTGYQTKNMVAVTEGLEDGDKIIVNNFLKIGVGAPVETDKDLSAEFINGKDVNATSSK from the coding sequence ATGGCAAATTTTAAAAGTGCTCTTGTGCTTTCGGTTGCAGTTTTATTTCTAAGTGGTTGTTTTGAAAATAAAGAGAATAAAGCGGCAGCAGGTCGCCAGATGCCACTATCTCATGTGGATATTTTTATCGCACAAAAAACAGACATACCTATTAGTTTTGATTACACCGCAACGGTTGTAAGTAGTCAAGATGTTATTATCTATCCAAAAGTTGGCGGAACTATCATAAAGCAGTTTTTCAAGCCAGGAAGTAAAGTAAAAGCGGGTGATAAGTTATTTTTAATAGATCCAGAAAAATATCAAGCTAGCTTTGACTCGCTTGATGCCTCTGTTGGCGTAGCAAATGCAAATTTGAAAAATGCTGAGACTGAGTTTAAAAGAATTTCTGCCCTTTATAAGAAAAATGCAGTCTCTCAAAAAGACTATGACGCAGCAGTTGCAGCCTATGACATTGCAAATGCGAATTTAGTAAGCGCAAAAGCAAATTTAAAAAATGCAAAAATAGATCTTGGCTACACGACTATCATAGCGCCATTTGATGGCGTAGTGGGTGATAACCAAGTAGATGTTGGCTCGCTTGTCATAGCAAACCAAACAAAACTTGTAAGGCTTACAAAAATAAATCCTATTGAAGCAGAATTTTATATCGCTGATGTGGATAATCTAACTAGAAAGACAAATTTGGATAACGGCTCATGGCAGCAGCTAAATAGTGACGCTGTGTTAAGTGTCAATGGCGAAAATTTTAATGGTAAAGTAAATTTTATAGATAACGTCGTAAATACTGCAACTGGTAGCGTTTTGGCAAAGGCTAGTTTTGATAATAGTGAAGGTAAAATTTTACCAGGTGCGTTTGGTCATATAAAGATGAGCGGTTTTGTTCAAAAAAATGCCTTTAACATCCCGCAAGTTGCCCTTCAGCAAAGCGCTACAAACTCTTATGTTTTAGTCGTAAAAGATGGCAAAGTAAGCCAAAAAAATGTAAAAACAGGATATCAAACAAAAAATATGGTAGCAGTCACTGAAGGCCTTGAAGATGGTGATAAGATAATCGTTAATAACTTCCTTAAAATCGGAGTTGGTGCACCAGTTGAAACTGATAAAGACCTAAGTGCGGAATTTATAAACGGCAAAGATGTAAATGCTACAAGTAGCAAGTAA
- a CDS encoding UPF0323 family lipoprotein, translated as MKHIKKIATYAAVGGFGAIVMAGLAGCSSDNGGDENALNEVAQKNGAFVIIEESAPGVYKILEEYPSTETRVVLKDINGTERVLSKDEIDKLLAQANANIDNGTSNLTKTSDAQLSSGGLSLGETILASAAGAILGSWIGSKLFGNQNFQATRQNSYKNPSAYTRSVDSFNKQKAANSAARSSGGKSGFFGGGSKSSSSSSSFGG; from the coding sequence ATGAAACACATTAAAAAGATAGCTACTTATGCTGCGGTAGGCGGATTTGGTGCGATCGTTATGGCTGGCCTTGCTGGTTGCAGCAGTGACAATGGCGGTGATGAAAACGCATTAAATGAGGTTGCACAAAAAAATGGTGCCTTTGTCATCATCGAAGAGAGCGCACCTGGAGTTTATAAAATTTTAGAAGAGTATCCAAGTACTGAAACTAGAGTTGTGCTAAAAGATATCAACGGCACTGAGCGTGTGCTAAGCAAAGACGAGATCGATAAACTTCTAGCTCAAGCAAACGCAAATATCGACAATGGCACTTCAAATTTAACAAAAACGAGCGACGCACAGCTAAGTAGTGGCGGTCTAAGCCTTGGTGAGACGATACTTGCCTCAGCAGCCGGTGCGATACTTGGTAGCTGGATAGGTAGCAAGCTTTTTGGAAATCAAAATTTCCAAGCTACTCGTCAAAATTCTTACAAAAATCCAAGCGCATACACAAGAAGCGTTGATAGCTTTAACAAGCAAAAAGCAGCAAATTCTGCTGCAAGAAGCAGTGGCGGCAAGAGTGGATTTTTCGGTGGTGGCTCAAAATCAAGCTCTAGCTCATCAAGCTTTGGAGGCTGA
- the rpsU gene encoding 30S ribosomal protein S21, giving the protein MPGIKVHPNESFDEGYRKFKKQTDRNLVVTEARARRFFEPKTEIRKKQKIAARKKMLKRLYMLRRYESRL; this is encoded by the coding sequence TTGCCTGGTATTAAGGTACATCCTAACGAGTCATTTGACGAGGGTTACAGAAAGTTTAAAAAACAAACTGACCGTAACTTAGTAGTAACTGAAGCAAGAGCTAGACGCTTCTTTGAGCCTAAAACTGAGATCCGCAAAAAACAAAAAATTGCAGCTCGCAAGAAAATGCTTAAACGTCTTTATATGCTTAGACGCTACGAGTCAAGACTCTAA
- a CDS encoding DNA-binding protein, whose product MQKLAINEAAEILGITKEAVYNRIRRGSINTVIENGTKFVILDEKPSSEKATKSAPKSIKTKSQNDEFVNYLLNELSELKSLNLNLQADKDRLFKEKEQMLIERKNEILQIYKDRDEKLMQFLNAMQRPLLTQKNDDMPNNEAIEAEIENESKWINLSEFLKELNLKPKATKKISEKIIKAIHHSKFIKFKRGVILVRRHKNLKELIGEI is encoded by the coding sequence ATGCAAAAGCTAGCTATAAACGAAGCTGCAGAAATTTTAGGCATAACAAAAGAAGCAGTCTATAATAGAATCCGCCGTGGTTCGATAAATACAGTCATTGAAAATGGCACAAAATTTGTCATCCTTGATGAAAAACCAAGTAGCGAAAAGGCCACAAAATCCGCTCCAAAAAGTATAAAAACCAAATCCCAAAATGATGAGTTTGTAAATTATTTGCTAAATGAGTTAAGCGAGCTAAAGAGCTTAAATTTAAACTTGCAAGCCGATAAAGATAGGCTTTTTAAAGAAAAAGAGCAGATGCTAATCGAGCGAAAAAATGAGATTTTGCAAATTTATAAAGATAGAGATGAGAAACTCATGCAGTTTCTAAATGCTATGCAAAGGCCGCTTTTAACACAAAAAAATGACGATATGCCAAATAATGAAGCGATAGAGGCCGAGATAGAAAATGAGTCAAAATGGATAAATTTAAGTGAATTTTTAAAGGAGCTAAATCTAAAGCCAAAGGCAACAAAAAAAATCAGTGAAAAGATAATAAAAGCGATACACCACTCAAAATTTATAAAATTTAAACGAGGCGTGATACTTGTTAGAAGACATAAAAATTTAAAAGAGTTGATAGGAGAGATATGA
- a CDS encoding TetR/AcrR family transcriptional regulator produces MAISEKGKKRYKLIVKTALELFLEKGYEKTSLSDIVAISGGSLSSIYTFFENKEGLFEAIVEQEIDSLIKEIDEKIDLKISHSLEEFLTKFATIIFSIVCSKRHISLGRIMMSEGSKNGGKLGKTFLDQILKKIDLVLINFFERDEIKAKLDLKFSAKFAAKYFIQSVIGAYYYDSLLINEEPKLSERERKKHVGLCVELFLNGVSKK; encoded by the coding sequence ATGGCGATCTCAGAAAAGGGTAAAAAAAGATACAAACTTATCGTAAAAACAGCACTTGAGCTATTTTTAGAAAAAGGATACGAAAAGACAAGCTTAAGCGACATTGTAGCGATAAGTGGCGGATCGCTTTCTAGCATTTATACATTTTTTGAGAACAAAGAGGGGCTTTTTGAGGCGATCGTTGAGCAAGAGATAGATAGCCTTATAAAAGAGATCGATGAGAAAATAGATCTTAAAATTTCCCACAGCTTGGAGGAATTTTTAACCAAATTTGCAACCATAATATTTTCTATCGTTTGCAGCAAAAGGCATATCTCTCTTGGTAGGATAATGATGAGTGAGGGTTCTAAAAATGGCGGCAAACTTGGTAAGACATTTTTGGATCAAATTTTAAAAAAGATCGATCTTGTGCTTATAAATTTCTTTGAAAGAGATGAGATAAAAGCCAAGCTTGATTTAAAATTTTCAGCCAAATTTGCTGCAAAGTACTTTATACAAAGTGTGATTGGAGCTTATTACTATGATTCGCTTTTGATAAATGAAGAACCAAAGCTTAGTGAAAGAGAGCGTAAAAAGCATGTTGGCTTGTGTGTTGAGTTGTTTTTGAATGGAGTTAGTAAAAAATAA
- the ccoG gene encoding cytochrome c oxidase accessory protein CcoG, with amino-acid sequence MSKDFHLSYAKRRYIFFACITLFVFVLPFIRINDAQLFLLSFDKSRVDLFFTKFDMQELYLLPFLFIILFLSIFFLTTLAGRVWCGWSCPQTIFRMIFRDLLQTKILKIRKNIQNKQNEPKGQILKRALAVGIWCVLALVISANFLWYFVPPLDFFAYLKEPSEHGVLLAFWLVIAIWLVYDVIILKENFCIYVCPYARVQSVMFDNDTIQVIYNQKRGGVIYNGKEKFKKPKEEGALCTGCEACVRICPTHIDIRKGMQLECINCLECSDACAKVMKHFDESSLIEWRSINSIKEQKRVKILRFRTVAYLVILGIVLTAGVLMSGKKESMLLNINRTSELYKILGENEVENSYVFLVQNTQNKEHAFYFEVDDKNIEISRPNKPFILKAGAKQRVIVTLKSKNENLSDKDLLKHINIKAYATDEPAISVQRQSTFIYPKR; translated from the coding sequence ATGTCAAAGGATTTTCATCTTAGCTACGCTAAGAGGCGTTACATTTTTTTCGCCTGTATTACGCTATTTGTCTTTGTTTTGCCATTTATCAGGATAAATGACGCGCAGCTATTTTTGCTAAGTTTTGATAAAAGTAGAGTTGATCTCTTTTTTACAAAATTTGATATGCAAGAGCTTTATTTGTTGCCATTTTTGTTTATCATTTTATTCTTAAGCATATTTTTTCTAACGACACTTGCAGGGCGCGTTTGGTGCGGTTGGAGCTGTCCGCAAACTATTTTTAGAATGATATTTCGTGACCTTTTGCAAACTAAAATTTTAAAGATCAGAAAAAATATCCAAAATAAGCAAAATGAGCCAAAAGGACAAATTTTAAAGCGTGCTTTAGCAGTTGGAATTTGGTGTGTTTTAGCTCTTGTTATTTCGGCAAATTTTTTATGGTATTTTGTGCCACCGCTTGATTTTTTTGCTTATTTAAAAGAGCCAAGCGAACATGGAGTTTTGCTTGCATTTTGGCTTGTTATCGCTATTTGGTTAGTTTATGATGTCATTATTTTAAAAGAAAATTTTTGCATTTATGTTTGTCCTTACGCTAGGGTGCAATCAGTGATGTTTGATAACGATACGATCCAAGTTATTTACAACCAAAAAAGAGGCGGCGTAATCTATAATGGAAAAGAAAAATTTAAAAAACCAAAAGAAGAGGGCGCGCTGTGTACTGGCTGCGAGGCATGCGTGAGGATATGTCCGACGCACATTGATATAAGAAAAGGTATGCAGCTTGAATGTATAAATTGTCTAGAGTGTAGCGATGCTTGCGCTAAAGTGATGAAGCATTTTGATGAAAGCTCGCTTATTGAGTGGAGAAGTATAAACTCTATAAAAGAGCAAAAAAGGGTCAAAATTTTACGCTTTAGAACGGTTGCTTATCTTGTCATTTTAGGCATTGTCTTAACAGCTGGGGTATTAATGAGTGGCAAAAAAGAAAGTATGCTTTTAAACATAAATAGAACAAGTGAGCTTTATAAAATTTTAGGCGAAAATGAAGTCGAAAATTCTTACGTATTTTTGGTGCAAAATACACAAAATAAAGAGCATGCCTTTTACTTTGAAGTAGATGATAAGAATATAGAAATTTCTCGTCCAAATAAGCCATTTATATTAAAAGCTGGCGCAAAACAACGAGTCATTGTCACGTTAAAATCAAAAAATGAAAATTTAAGCGATAAAGATCTTTTAAAACATATAAATATAAAAGCCTACGCCACTGACGAGCCAGCTATCAGCGTGCAAAGACAAAGTACTTTTATCTATCCTAAAAGATGA